In a genomic window of Nocardiopsis mwathae:
- a CDS encoding urease accessory protein UreD — translation MSPTLTRDAARDHVSVHRPARIVVDAVDGRSRARVLEAGTFVSPRPMPGRGAGVKIALVGIRASLCAGDDFALRVEVGPGARVELVDPNGTVAFNARGGAASWRAELTLGEGAVVHWREQPFVLADGADVHREVRADLAPGAELLWRETLVLGRSGEHGGALRSLTRVTHGGHDLLVEDLDLRTPAARELPGILGTARVLGQVALFGRTPPGDPSPSRLDLVGAGALHRAVTHRAYETDRILDPVWSSWSDDRLR, via the coding sequence ATGAGCCCGACACTGACCCGCGACGCGGCACGCGACCACGTGTCGGTCCACCGCCCCGCGCGCATCGTCGTGGACGCGGTGGACGGTCGGTCGCGGGCCCGGGTACTGGAGGCGGGCACCTTCGTCTCGCCGCGCCCGATGCCCGGGCGCGGCGCGGGCGTGAAGATCGCCCTGGTGGGGATCCGCGCGTCGCTGTGCGCCGGGGACGACTTCGCCCTGCGGGTGGAGGTCGGCCCCGGCGCCCGCGTGGAACTGGTCGACCCCAACGGCACCGTCGCCTTCAACGCCCGCGGCGGCGCCGCCTCTTGGCGAGCGGAGCTGACCCTGGGCGAGGGGGCCGTCGTCCACTGGCGGGAGCAGCCCTTCGTCCTGGCCGACGGCGCCGACGTCCACCGCGAGGTCCGCGCCGACCTGGCCCCGGGCGCCGAACTGCTGTGGCGCGAAACCCTCGTCCTCGGCCGGTCAGGCGAACACGGCGGCGCGCTGCGCTCCCTCACCCGCGTCACCCACGGCGGCCACGACCTCCTGGTCGAAGACCTCGACCTGCGCACCCCGGCCGCCCGCGAACTCCCGGGCATCCTCGGTACAGCCCGCGTCCTGGGCCAGGTCGCCCTCTTCGGCCGCACCCCACCGGGCGACCCTTCCCCCTCCCGCCTCGACCTGGTCGGCGCCGGAGCCCTCCACCGGGCGGTCACCCACCGCGCCTACGAGACCGACCGCATCCTTGATCCTGTGTGGAGCTCGTGGTCGGACGACCGCCTCCGGTGA
- a CDS encoding urease accessory protein UreF codes for MTTPEAGAGGTTGGAGALGALLLADARLPTGGHAHSGSLEGAVAAGLEPKEVPAYIEARLRTVARTEAAAAVLARRAARATGGGGATATAADIDYGPIQAALAARTPSAPLRAASASLGRGLARLARRLRADHPAVLALPTASAPTPGLRPLRPVVLGALGAALDMADDQVARAALYDDAQTVASAALKLLPGDPVTAVEWVLDTGDALEEGVTAALAVTGPDRLPACSAPLIDQWAGAHAHATRRLFHA; via the coding sequence ATGACCACGCCCGAGGCGGGGGCCGGAGGCACCACCGGGGGAGCGGGCGCGCTCGGCGCGCTGCTGCTCGCCGACGCCCGGCTGCCCACCGGGGGACACGCCCACTCGGGCTCCCTGGAGGGCGCGGTCGCCGCCGGGCTGGAACCGAAGGAGGTCCCCGCCTACATCGAGGCGCGCCTGCGCACCGTCGCCCGCACCGAGGCGGCCGCGGCCGTACTGGCCCGGCGTGCGGCGCGGGCCACCGGGGGCGGGGGCGCCACCGCGACCGCGGCCGATATCGACTACGGCCCCATCCAGGCCGCGCTGGCCGCACGCACCCCCAGCGCCCCCCTGCGCGCGGCCTCCGCCTCGCTCGGCCGCGGTCTCGCCCGGCTCGCCCGCCGCCTGCGCGCCGACCACCCCGCCGTGCTCGCCTTGCCCACCGCTTCCGCGCCCACGCCCGGACTGCGCCCGCTGCGGCCGGTCGTCCTCGGCGCGCTCGGCGCCGCCCTCGACATGGCCGACGACCAGGTCGCCCGCGCCGCCCTGTACGACGACGCGCAGACCGTCGCGTCGGCCGCACTCAAACTCCTGCCCGGCGACCCCGTCACGGCCGTCGAGTGGGTGCTCGACACCGGCGACGCCCTGGAGGAGGGCGTCACCGCCGCCCTGGCGGTCACCGGGCCCGACCGGCTGCCCGCCTGCTCCGCGCCGCTCATCGACCAGTGGGCCGGAGCACACGCACACGCGACAAGGAGACTCTTCCATGCCTGA
- the ureG gene encoding urease accessory protein UreG, whose protein sequence is MPEHSTAPESGPRRTLRLGVAGPVGTGKSSLIATLCRELSGELSMAVVTNDIYTDEDARFLRSAGVLPTERIHAVETGACPHTAIRDDITANLDAVEDLEEEFAPLDLVLVESGGDNLTATFSPALIDAQIFCLDVAGGGDVARKGGPGIGRADLLVVNKVDLAPYVHVDAEQMVADATAARDGRPVLGLSQNDPATIVLLCDWVRGVLREHRAGTHVPQDPGPMAPHSHGPADELGHGHGHGHGYGHGEDKGHGFAPEHVHT, encoded by the coding sequence ATGCCTGAGCACAGCACCGCCCCGGAGAGCGGACCCCGCCGCACCCTGCGCCTGGGGGTGGCCGGACCGGTCGGCACCGGCAAGAGCTCGCTGATCGCCACCCTGTGCCGGGAGCTGTCCGGCGAACTGTCGATGGCGGTGGTCACCAACGACATCTACACCGACGAGGACGCCCGCTTCCTCCGCTCGGCGGGGGTGCTGCCCACCGAGCGCATCCACGCCGTGGAGACGGGCGCCTGCCCGCACACCGCCATCCGCGACGACATCACCGCCAACCTCGACGCGGTGGAGGACCTGGAGGAGGAGTTCGCGCCGCTGGACCTGGTGCTGGTGGAGAGCGGCGGCGACAACCTCACCGCCACCTTCAGCCCGGCGCTCATCGACGCCCAGATCTTCTGCCTCGACGTCGCCGGAGGCGGTGACGTGGCGCGAAAGGGCGGCCCCGGCATCGGCCGAGCCGACCTGCTGGTGGTCAACAAGGTCGACCTCGCCCCCTACGTGCACGTCGACGCCGAGCAGATGGTCGCCGACGCCACCGCGGCGCGCGACGGCCGACCGGTGCTCGGCCTCTCGCAGAACGACCCGGCCACCATCGTCCTGCTGTGCGACTGGGTGCGCGGTGTGCTGCGCGAGCACCGGGCCGGAACGCACGTCCCGCAGGACCCCGGCCCGATGGCGCCGCACAGCCACGGCCCCGCCGACGAACTCGGGCACGGGCACGGCCACGGGCACGGGTACGGCCATGGTGAGGACAAGGGCCACGGCTTCGCCCCGGAGCACGTGCACACATGA